From one Henningerozyma blattae CBS 6284 chromosome 1, complete genome genomic stretch:
- the SIZ1 gene encoding SUMO ligase SIZ1 (similar to Saccharomyces cerevisiae SIZ1 (YDR409W) and NFI1 (YOR156C); ancestral locus Anc_5.509), which yields MSLTTGGGLHQEVQECITQMELLKVTELKMLCRSTDLSVSGRKSQLQDRLRHFLRSSIAIGHIDPWRPKAVKILIEKAKLGDTLPAYDTLWNSLKSGAFRHPVASGYQPPSTLQNVTAASPSRYNRFHISSSQHNQSTSGSSAGPNPFVTSSTSRTVTTTLSAGGKKKYDITILHFKESPFYQIKKLIPESVHKLNITENRGVTNFKFKFEQADWNLLSSNKSIQLFLFCGVINTLGSQGNEYIQFPHPNEIKVNNVQIKENVRGIKNKVGTAKPANLTKYLKAYPAVNSVEVVYAFTKVVYGIYCYLVEEISPETLLQQYILKNQKLLKASTLQYIKDMLKEDEEAGLITTSTVMSLQCPISYTRMKYPAKSIQCRHLQCFDAVWYLYSQEQIPTWLCPVCQKPIKFSDISICEFVDSILKNCVEDVEQVEISPDGSWVPIEEEELPHKERQNSGKNETTSPEVKKETSQSTIESSTTSNLHNNTDHSPSDFPRASNHEEPIIIDLDSDDDDENEASPNTTTNNTSSAVTNPPAESPQKAPLQSNPTAVLTNELPETVTSTINESSNISASSNVPTTSFIDHSNSSVMASVPATDRSLDPRANSNNSNGSNGSTFVPASNSSIGITNTPSNRNTLLNNSETSRNFVNPQEHRISVPNILGTTPLNITTNARRRDDEDDDDLPLRDPRIDTPTPNRTPQENRSNTENQQRKSFPTSSINTETLSVENSVNNGRSTSNSLPNLNVSANSPVGSDLPLAQQNALNTMLSNGHTAGNSGTIEPNSNRNTYINTQTIQSTSTATNAALPPLGRVPDIWQSSNSNLLGISGDFPVIRNLVNISNTNTSNNNIPPLPPLPTDSNNSSNPVRNVSTGRVRKPVVSPFIPKRPHPPQQKRTTDGSVSLYNGGMDGDSSSNPHNRGTNPNPTLNEPSNALYLGVSIDNNDDIIVDLTSD from the coding sequence ATGTCACTGACAACAGGCGGTGGCTTACACCAAGAAGTTCAAGAGTGCATAACTCAAATGGAGTTGCTAAAAGTAacagaattaaaaatgttgTGTAGATCTACAGACTTATCTGTATCAGGAAGAAAATCACAATTACAAGATCGTCTACGACATTTTCTCAGAAGTTCAATAGCAATTGGCCATATAGATCCATGGAGACCTAAAGCAGTTAAGATACTAATAGAAAAAGCTAAATTAGGTGATACTTTACCAGCTTATGATACACTATGGAATTCCTTAAAAAGTGGGGCTTTTAGGCACCCGGTTGCATCTGGCTATCAACCACCTTCAACCTTACAGAATGTTACGGCTGCATCTCCTTCTAGGTATAATCGATTTCATATTTCTTCATCCCAGCATAATCAGAGTACTTCTGGATCATCAGCAGGTCCCAATCCATTTGTAACATCATCCACATCACGAACTGTAACCACTACACTATCAGCGGGAgggaagaaaaaatatgacATCACAATTTTAcattttaaagaatcaCCATTCTATCAGATCAAAAAGTTAATTCCAGAAAGTGTtcataaattaaatataacgGAAAATAGGGGAGTAACAAATTTTaagtttaaatttgaacAAGCCGATTGGAATCTACTATCATCGAATAAATCAATCCagctatttttattttgtggTGTTATCAATACCTTGGGTTCTCAAggaaatgaatatattcaattccCTCAtccaaatgaaattaaagttaACAATGTTCAAATCAAAGAAAATGTTCGAGGTATTAAGAATAAAGTTGGAACAGCAAAACCAGcaaatttaacaaaatatttaaaagcATACCCTGCTGTTAATTCTGTGGAGGTTGTTTATGCCTTCACAAAAGTGGTATATGGAATATATTGCTATTTGGTAGAAGAAATAAGTCCAGAAACGCTATTACAGCAAtacattttaaaaaaccaaaaattACTCAAAGCTTCAACTTTACAGTATATTAAGGATATGTTgaaagaagatgaagaagctGGTTTAATTACAACATCCACCGTAATGAGTTTACAATGCCCAATATCATATACAAGAATGAAATATCCGGCAAAGTCCATTCAATGCAGGCATTTACAATGTTTCGATGCCGTATGGTATCTTTATTCTCAAGAACAAATTCCAACTTGGCTATGCCCAGTTTGCCAAAAACCAATTAAATTCTCAGATATCTCAATTTGTGAATTCGTAGATTCTATCTTAAAAAATTGCGTTGAAGATGTTGAGCAAGTAGAAATATCCCCAGACGGATCTTGGGTACCAATCgaggaagaagaattacCTCATAAAGAGAGACAAAATTCTGGGAAAAATGAGACTACTTCTCCTGAAGTAAAGAAAGAAACATCTCAAAGCACAATAGAATCATCAACTACATCGAATCTTCACAATAACACTGACCATTCACCTTCAGATTTCCCACGAGCATCTAACCATGAAGAACCTATAATTATAGATCTTGATAGTGATGACGACGATGAAAATGAAGCCAGTCCTAatactactactaataaCACTTCAAGTGCCGTTACAAATCCACCTGCCGAATCTCCTCAGAAAGCTCCACTTCAGTCCAATCCTACAGCAGTTCTAACTAATGAACTTCCAGAAACTGTAACTTCTACCATAAATGaatcatcaaatatatCTGCCTCTAGTAATGTTCCAACGACTTCCTTTATAGatcattcaaattcttctgTAATGGCATCTGTGCCGGCTACCGATCGATCATTAGACCCAAGAGCTAATTCAAACAATTCAAATGGCTCAAATGGATCAACCTTTGTACCGGCATCAAACAGCTCTATAGGCATCACAAATACACCTTCTAACCGAAATACATTACTAAATAATAGTGAAACAAGTCgaaattttgtaaatccGCAGGAACATCGTATATCTGTGCCTAATATATTGGGTACAACCCCGTTAAATATAACAACTAATGCTAGAAGACGGGATGATGaggatgatgatgatttacCTTTGCGTGATCCAAGAATTGATACACCTACTCCAAATAGAACACCACAAGAAAATAGAAGTAATACAGAAAACCAACAAAGAAAATCTTTCCCTACTTCTTCTATAAATACCGAAACATTATCAGTGGAAAATAGTGTTAATAACGGACGTTCTACTTCTAACAGCTTACCTAATCTAAATGTATCGGCAAATTCGCCAGTGGGTAGTGATTTGCCACTAGCACAACAGAATGCATTAAATACAATGCTTTCCAATGGGCATACGGCTGGAAATTCTGGAACTATAGAACCTAATTCAAATCGAAACACTTATATAAATACACAAACGATTCAATCAACTAGTACAGCAACTAATGCTGCACTTCCTCCCTTGGGTAGAGTTCCTGATATCTGGCAATCTAGCAATTCAAACTTACTGGGAATATCCGGAGACTTCCCAGTTATTCGCAATTTAGTGAATATctcaaatacaaatacaagtAATAACAACATTCCACCATTACCCCCATTGCCAACCGATTCTAATAACAGCTCTAATCCAGTACGCAACGTTTCAACAGGCAGAGTGAGAAAACCCGTGGTTTCACCGTTTATACCTAAGAGACCTCATCCTCCTCAACAAAAAAGAACGACTGATGGATCCGTTAGTCTATATAATGGAGGTATGGATGGTGATAGTTCTTCCAATCCTCATAACAGAGGTACAAACCCAAACCCCACTTTAAATGAACCTTCAAATGCACTTTATCTAGGTGTAAGTATAGATAACAACGATGATATCATAGTTGACTTAACATCtgattaa
- the STE14 gene encoding protein-S-isoprenylcysteine carboxyl O-methyltransferase (similar to Saccharomyces cerevisiae STE14 (YDR410C); ancestral locus Anc_5.510): MSVETYNDSIHEIYPDIKKNSLTTISFTSYALGAIFGLFIGLLPLIRFKTFNIYLISLSVFHFLEFYITAKYNPLKVHEQSFLINNGIEYLLAHLVAVLECFIENILFPTFKNSNSLVNHIIIFIGIFLIISGQLVRSLAMYTAKNSFSHTVKTEKLNDHKLITNGIYSISRHPSYFGFFYWAIGTQLILLNPISLIIFTIVLWNFFNKRITFEENYLLNFFGSDYLKYKNRVPIGIPFVK, encoded by the coding sequence ATGAGTGTAGAAACTTATAATGATTCAATTCATGAGATATATCCagatattaagaaaaacTCACTAACTACAATATCGTTCACATCATATGCGCTGGGTGCAATATTTGGTCTTTTTATTGGATTACTTCCTCTAATACGTTTCAAGacatttaatatatatctcATATCTCTCTCGGTTTTCCATTTCTTAGAGTTTTATATCACAGCAAAGTATAATCCTTTAAAAGTTCACGAGcaatcatttttaatcaaTAATGGTATTGAGTATCTATTAGCTCATTTAGTAGCAGTTTTAGAATGTTtcatagaaaatattttatttccaacctttaaaaattctaatagtTTAGTGAatcatattataatatttatcggtatatttttaataatctcAGGCCAATTGGTTAGATCACTAGCAATGTATACCGCTAAAAATTCCTTTTCCCATACAGtaaaaacagaaaaattaaatgatcaTAAATTAATCACTAATGGcatatattcaatttccAGGCATCCATCCTattttggatttttttattggGCCATTGGAACCCAGTTGATCTTATTAAATCCAATCTCTTTAATCATTTTTACAATTGTTTTATGGaactttttcaataaaagaattactTTTGAGGAAAACTATCtactaaatttttttggtaGTGATTActtgaaatataaaaatagagTTCCAATTGGTATTCCTTTTGTGAAATAA
- the VPS71 gene encoding Vps71p (similar to Saccharomyces cerevisiae VPS71 (YML041C); ancestral locus Anc_5.511), which produces MRGVEEINLKTYDPNVYFTSQLETTRRVSKQNSSNVSTSRSIKRVNYSLADLENKLYQTNETTQASTGDNTYNKNIITSDDPTTDSSLYMGRYNQNEVIISNYRCMQLDLENTNNQGDLPSLLSSITNTPRDQIESITNSISNNTNTLKRNNITIDIPKNIQLSYKSTKPIKPTHAKQKRNSNRHIALKKVLNAKRSLYSYVEGLDMINKKIIFMNTYNKRYFKLLYNLNICSICGNYKNISSCVSCGDKICSLNCFNTHNETRCSKR; this is translated from the coding sequence atgaGAGGTGttgaagaaataaatttaaaaacataTGATCCAAATGTATATTTTACTTCACAACTAGAAACTACACGTAGAGTCTCAAAACAAAATAGTTCCAATGTCTCAACATCTCGTTCCATTAAAAGGGTAAACTATTCACTAGCGGATCTGgagaataaattatatcaaaCAAACGAAACAACACAAGCATCTACAGGTGATAACacttataataaaaatattataactAGTGATGATCCTACGACTGATTCTTCGTTATATATGGGCAGATATAATCAAAATGAAGTCATAATATCGAATTATAGATGTATGCAGCTTGATCTAgaaaatactaataatcAAGGTGACTTACCATCATTATTGAGTTCAATTACAAACACACCTCGTGATCaaattgaatcaattacaaattcAATCTCAAACAATACAAACactttaaaaagaaataatataactATAGATAtaccaaaaaatattcaattatctTATAAATCAACAAAACCAATTAAACCAACACATGCAAAACAAAAACGTAATTCAAATAGACATATTgcattgaaaaaagttttGAATGCAAAGAGATCTCTTTATTCATATGTGGAAGGTTTAGAtatgattaataaaaaaataatttttatgaATACCTATAACAAGAGATATTTCAAGTTATTAtacaatttaaatatatgttCTATTTGTggtaattataaaaatatttcaagttGTGTTTCTTGTGGTGATAAAATTTGTTCATTGAATTGCTTTAATACACACAACGAAACAAGATGTAGTAAAAGatag
- the TBLA0A06840 gene encoding uncharacterized protein: protein MVTLLFLFVLVSKLLQTYSLIKRVSYIRELLNNMKIIKFYSWETPYEKNIKYVRKKETEKIIKMELIKSCIFSISGSSPKFCSLLTFLSLYKINNGWKNAGSMFSSVSLFEVLGLSGILIPMCIGVGIDMIICLDRFQQFLEADENHNDFLLETMPSNTFDTRLSIKFNNASFEWETFEDDIIKDENNINQILENKTNNCHFNGFNNLNFSIXGEFIIITGPIGTGKTSLLYAMSGLMKKLEGTIEIDGNLQLCGYPWVQNTTVRDNIIFGSKYEKEKFDHVIRICALTEDLENFSGKDLTEIGELGITLSGGQKARINLARAIYKTSDIYLFDDILSAVDSRVGNFIMENCLLGALSGKTXXILATHQLSLIKKADRIVVLGNDNSFEIGPYKELIQSNKTFINLIEYSSQMELEKIKKTKGSIVEQEKYKGSRISESILDTDADTLRKKGKNSVTEERAYNNITWNIYKAYIRSGTGSYWFLIIPLYMFFVVATTFCDLFSSIWLSFWPENKFNSRSASFYEGLYSLFIVLFFIFLVCQFCVCFFVGLNSSKKLNLRAVHKVLHTPMSFIESTPIGRIMNRFTKDTDNLDGQILDNVRLTFYHMSTMFGICIMCIVYLPWFAIVIPFLIFTIVFIFNFYQGSSREIRRLEAVRRSFIFNNINDVLGGLDIIKAYQVQNRFIFKSDYLINKTNEASYLYTGVQLWNNILVSIIGVLFALIISLLCVTKQFKISGSSTGVLLTYVLQIPNILNYLLDTLKKAENDMNSVERLVTYATNLPQERTSSKPETSPGHIWPENGKIQFKDANFRYKEGLPLILKNFNMLVQSGEKIGICGRTGAGKSTIMNCLFRLDELTDGAIYIDDIDISTLGLHDLRKNLSIIPQDPILFEGTIRKNLDPFSYFDDATLWEAMILSGFIDRDTFGHFSEKPVNNKELTKFHLTAHVEEDGTNYSLGEKQLLAFTRAIIHHSKVVVLDEASSSVDYETDAKIQTLISKQFSHNTILCIAHRLNTILKYDRILVLDHGNIIGFENPRVLFENNELFRQMCFQANIEEADFN, encoded by the coding sequence ATGGttactttattatttttatttgttttagtTAGCAAATTGCTGCAAACGTATTCACTGATAAAAAGAGTCTCTTATATtagagaattattaaataatatgaaaattattaaattttattcatgGGAAACTccatatgaaaaaaatatcaaatatgtAAGAAAAAAGGAAACAGAAAAGATTATAAAAATGGAATTGATTAAGAGCTGTATATTTTCCATTTCTGGATCTTCCCCAAAATTTTGTTCATTATTgacatttttatcattatacaaaattaataatggcTGGAAAAATGCGGGTAGTATGTTTTCATCTGTTTCATTATTCGAAGTATTGGGTTTATCAGGTATTCTTATTCCAATGTGTATTGGAGTTGGAATTGATATGATTATTTGTTTGGATCGttttcaacaatttttaGAAGCAGATGAAAATCATAACGATTTTTTACTTGAAACCATGCCTTCTAATACTTTTGATACTAGGCTTTCAATTAAGTTTAACAATGCTTCTTTTGAATGGGAAACttttgaagatgatataataaaagatgaaaataatataaatcaaatactagaaaataaaactaataaCTGTCACTTTAATGgtttcaataatttaaatttttccatAAANGgtgaatttattatcataacTGGACCAATTGGTACAGGTAAAACTTCATTGCTATACGCTATGTCAGGgttaatgaagaaattagaaGGTACCATCGAAATCGATGgtaatttacaattatgTGGATACCCTTGGGTTCAAAATACAACCGTTCgtgataatattatttttggttcaaaatatgaaaaagaaaaatttgacCATGTCATTAGGATTTGTGCCTTAACTGAGGATTTAGAAAACTTTTCTGGAAAAGATTTAACAGAAATTGGTGAACTTGGTATAACATTATCAGGTGGTCAGAAGGCTCGTATTAACCTTGCAAGGGCAATATATAAGACAAGCgacatatatttatttgatgataTCCTAAGTGCTGTGGACTCCCGTGTTGGGAATTTCATTATGGAAAATTGCTTACTTGGTGCATTGAGTGGTAAGACATNNNGAATTTTAGCCACCCACCAATTATccttaattaaaaaagctGATCGAATTGTTGTACTAGGTAATGATAACTCATTTGAAATTGGCCCTTACAAAGAGTTGattcaatcaaataaaacGTTTATTAACTTAATAGAATATTCCTCCCAAATGGaacttgaaaaaattaaaaaaacgAAAGGTAGTATTGTTGAACAAGAAAAGTATAAAGGATCCAGAATTAGTGAATCGATATTAGATACCGATGCTGATactttaagaaaaaagGGTAAGAATTCAGTAACTGAAGAAAGAGCttacaataatattacatggaatatttataaagCATATATTAGATCGGGAACTGGAAGTTATTGGTTTTTGATTATTCCATTATATATGTTTTTTGTCGTTGCAACTACTTTTTgtgatttattttcttccaTTTGGCTATCTTTTTGGCCTgagaataaatttaatagcAGATCTGCTAGCTTTTATGAAGGCCTTTATTCTTTATTCATAGtactttttttcatctttttaGTTTGCCAATTTTGTGtgtgtttttttgttgGTTTAAACTCTTCCAAGAAGTTAAATTTAAGAGCAGTTCACAAAGTTTTACATACACCAATGTCATTTATTGAAAGTACTCCAATTGGACGTATCATGAACCGGTTTACAAAAGATACAGATAATTTAGATGGACAAATTTTAGATAACGTCAGACTTACTTTTTATCATATGTCTACAATGTTTGGGATCTGTATAATGTGCATTGTTTATTTGCCCTGGTTTGCAATTGTTATTCCATTCTTAATATTTACAatagtttttatttttaatttttaccAGGGCAGTTCAAGAGAGATTAGAAGATTAGAAGCAGTCCGACgttcatttatatttaataatattaacgACGTTCTGGGTGGTTTAGATATCATAAAAGCTTATCAAGTTCAGAACcgatttatatttaaatcagATTATCTAATAAACAAAACGAACGAAGCTAGTTATTTATATACTGGTGTTCAACTTTGGAACAATATTTTGGTAAGTATTATTGGTGTATTATTTGCcttgattatatcattgCTTTGTGTTacaaaacaatttaaaatatcaggTTCAAGCACAGGTGTTCTATTGACATACGTATTACAAATACCtaacattttaaattactTATTAGATACACTTAAAAAAGCAGAAAATGACATGAATAGTGTCGAGAGATTAGTTACCTATGCTACAAATTTGCCACAAGAACGCACTTCTTCCAAGCCTGAAACTTCCCCTGGACATATTTGGCCTGAAAATGGTAAAATACAATTCAAAGACGCAAATTTTAGATATAAAGAAGGGCTaccattaattttaaagaattttaatatgTTAGTTCAATCCGGGGAAAAGATTGGTATATGTGGTAGAACAGGGGCAGGTAAATCAACAATTATGAATTGTTTGTTTCGTTTGGATGAATTAACTGATGGCGCAATATATATcgatgatattgatatttctaCCTTAGGTTTACATGACTtgagaaaaaatttatcaattatcCCACAAGATcctattttatttgaaggTACAAtcagaaaaaatttagatcCATTTAGTTATTTTGATGATGCTACTTTGTGGGAAGCAATGATTTTAAGTGGGTTCATCGATCGAGATACTTTCGGACACTTTAGTGAGAAGCCAGTGAacaataaagaattaacaaaatttcatttaactGCACATGTTGAAGAGGATGGCACTAATTACTCGTTAGGTGAAAAACAACTCTTAGCTTTTACTAGAGCTATTATTCATCATTCGAAGGTTGTTGTTTTGGATGAAGCTTCATCATCTGTAGACTATGAAACCGATGCAAAAATTCAAACTTTAATATCAAAACAATTTTCACACAATACTATTTTATGTATTGCGCATAGACTCAATACTATTTTAAAGTATGACCGTATTTTAGTTTTAGATCATGGTAATATAATTGGCTTTGAAAACCCCAGagttttatttgaaaacaatgaattatttagaCAAATGTGTTTCCAAGctaatattgaagaagcTGATTTTAactaa
- the TBLA0A06850 gene encoding uncharacterized protein: MKKDIKNPFTINQFSDIFIKLGLSLDTYVIDILQNRIELNIKPQVFSVEVFLLLVHYCTNGPVGLSRRTYYNGLGRVYVGDLCGPSRKEWEVALEFVKKFLMKNYSTLMVGIIMVQQCGELYPNNEFRAKKKGKLYPRRLNIKELLIVFLDHYKKNSILL, from the coding sequence ATGAAGAAAGATATCAAGAACCCTTTTACCATAAATCAATTCTctgatatatttataaaactAGGCTTATCTTTGGATACTTATGTGATTGATATACTACAAAAtagaattgaattaaacATAAAGCCTCAAGTTTTTTCTGTTGAAGTATTTTTACTACTAGTACATTATTGTACAAATGGGCCAGTAGGGTTGAGTCGAAGGACATATTATAATGGATTAGGAAGAGTATATGTAGGAGATTTATGTGGTCCTTCAAGAAAAGAATGGGAAGTTGCTTTAGAATTcgttaaaaaatttttaatgaaaaattattccaCACTAATGGTAGGAATTATCATGGTTCAACAATGTGGTGAATTATatccaaataatgaatttagagctaaaaaaaaaggcaAGTTATACCCAAGAAGgctaaatataaaagaattattgataGTGTTCCTCGATCATTATAAGAAGAACTCAATACTATTgtga
- the CAT2 gene encoding carnitine O-acetyltransferase CAT2 (similar to Saccharomyces cerevisiae CAT2 (YML042W); ancestral locus Anc_5.512) — MIRLTRPTLARLPKPSRMPYSSASANPKSPDAAEVQSHDLQRKPAPLPVPPLEHTLQLYLQTIAPYATPSALSQQRKLVEDFASTQGPLLQKRLEARAASCRNWLSEWWDNNAYLRDVEPLAPYVSYFYTHAALPNSHNALKQDPLLLATAFIDIISGFRETLRDGKLPTERARDGTPFCMDGFRHMFNTCRVPHPTDPNADSTAALDLHDPQGHHIIIAFRGGFYKLNTHDESGQRFHPNVIWQQLYAIVRGTANSPLIGKLSATTRDKSRRAFTLLSQDPESASSLDSIIKSAFVICLDLDSHPITTHEKSKQVWLANGDATNRLYQKPLQFIITGNGASGCINEHSRMDGTPTLFINEYLQRKLRSLDATQYKNTVFTTQDTSLDSPLPLPFLQTPELTSLIQQAHTEYAVNCSELKFNVWQYHGFGKSSVKKWGFSPDSFLQQMIQLAIYRLLHRQFPTYEAASTRRFDLGRTEATRSVSVQNALLCRDWNNPQIPVATQLSHLQSAIKTHSAYSKIAASGMAIDRHFLGLQNLIPPDEKPHALFNDPLFKFSKTWYISTSQLSSEFLDGYGWAPVNDNGLGLAYMINNDWFHINISTKLAKSGINPDHLATCLTQVFNEAKQRLNDLKAKL, encoded by the coding sequence ATGATCCGTCTGACTCGCCCAACCCTAGCTCGCCTCCCTAAACCCTCGCGCATGCCCTATTCTTCCGCCTCTGCCAACCCTAAATCGCCTGACGCTGCTGAGGTGCAGTCACATGACCTCCAACGCAAACCGGCACCTTTACCAGTGCCTCCCTTAGAGCATACTCTTCAATTGTATTTACAAACCATTGCACCTTATGCTACTCCTTCGGCACTCTCCCAACAACGCAAACTCGTTGAAGATTTTGCCTCTACTCAAGGTCCTTTACTACAAAAGCGTCTCGAAGCTCGTGCTGCATCGTGTCGTAATTGGCTTTCTGAATGGTGGGATAACAATGCTTATTTGCGTGATGTTGAACCGCTTGCTCCTTATGTTTCGTACTTCTACACTCATGCTGCTTTGCCCAATTCACACAATGCACTAAAACAGGACCCATTGTTACTTGCCACTGCGTTTATCGATATCATTTCTGGGTTCCGTGAAACTCTTCGTGATGGGAAATTACCTACAGAACGGGCTCGTGATGGTACACCATTTTGCATGGATGGTTTCCGTCACATGTTCAACACTTGTCGTGTACCTCATCCTACTGACCCTAATGCTGATTCCACAGCAGCTCTTGATTTGCATGATCCTCAAGGTCATCATATCATTATAGCATTCCGTGGGGGGTTCTACAAGCTCAACACTCATGATGAATCTGGGCAACGTTTCCACCCTAACGTAATTTGGCAACAATTATACGCTATTGTCAGAGGAACTGCAAATTCACCACTAATCGGTAAACTCTCTGCCACAACTCGTGACAAATCCCGTAGAGCATTTACTTTACTTTCTCAAGACCCAGAAAGTGCATCATCTCTTGATTCTATCATCAAATCTGCATTTGTAATTTGTCTAGATTTGGATTCTCATCCAATAACCACTCACGAAAAATCCAAACAAGTTTGGTTGGCAAATGGAGATGCCACTAACAGATTATATCAAAAACCTTTACAATTCATCATCACAGGTAACGGAGCTTCGGGTTGTATAAATGAACATTCAAGAATGGACGGTACTCcaactttatttattaacgAATACTTGCAAAGAAAATTACGTTCATTAGACGCTAcacaatataaaaatacagTATTCACCACTCAAGACACTTCACTCGATTCTCCACTACCTTTGCCCTTCTTACAAACTCCAGAACTCACTTCTTTAATTCAACAAGCCCATACTGAATATGCCGTAAATTGTTcagaattgaaatttaatgTTTGGCAATACCATGGGTTTGGTAAATCTAGTGTCAAGAAGTGGGGGTTCTCTCCAGATTCATTCCTACAACAAATGATCCAATTAGCCATCTATCGTCTCTTACATCGTCAATTCCCCACCTATGAAGCTGCATCAACACGTCGTTTCGATTTAGGCCGTACAGAAGCCACACGTTCAGTATCTGTGCAAAACGCCTTACTTTGTCGTGATTGGAATAATCCACAAATCCCAGTGGCTACACAACTCTCACATTTACAATCTGCTATCAAAACTCATTCTGCATACTCTAAAATAGCTGCCTCAGGTATGGCTATTGATCGTCATTTCTTGGGATTACAAAATTTGATTCCCCCCGATGAAAAACCTCATGCTCTCTTTAATGACccattattcaaattctcAAAGACATGGTACATCTCTACGTCTCAATTATCTTCAGAATTCCTAGATGGTTATGGTTGGGCTCCAGTTAATGATAACGGGTTGGGTCTTGCCTAtatgattaataatgattggTTCCATATAAACATCTCTACAAAGTTGGCAAAGAGTGGTATTAACCCAGACCATCTCGCAACTTGTTTGACTCAAGTCTTTAATGAAGCCAAACAAAGATTGAATGATCTAAAGGCAAAATTATAA